The stretch of DNA CGAGTTGGGTTTAGACAGTGTAGCAGACATAACAAACCTTAATAACCTTGACGAGGCTCACATTACCCGTTTTACGGAGAATTCAAATGTCTAATTATATATTCGTAATTGACACCAACTTTCAACCCCTTAATCCCATACATCCAGCACGAGCTAGGAAATTGCTCAAAGCAGGAAAAGCTGCCATATACCGCAAGTATCCTTTCACGCTTGTTCTCAAGAAGGCAGTAGAGCCAAAAGAGATAAAACAGTGTCAGCTAAAGCTCGATCCAGGCAGCAAAACTACAGGCATTGTCCTGCTTCAAAAGAATAAACTTATTTGGGCAGCAGAATTAACTCATAGAGGACAACGGATTAAAAACGCTCTAGAATCACGTCGCTCTTTCAGAAGGGGACGTAGAAATAGAAAAACTAGATACCGACAACCAAGGTTTCTCAACCGCAAACGCTCCGATGGATGGATAGCACCTAGTTTAAAACATCGCGTTCTTACTACTATGACCTGGGTTAAAAGACTAATCAAACGCTGTCCGATTAAGTTCATTGCCGTAGAGTTAGTTCGCTTTGATACCCAAAAGTTACAGCAACCCGAAATTGAAGGAGCGCAATATCAACAAGGTACTCTCTATCAGTACGAAGTTAAAGAATATTTGCTGGAAAAATGGAGCAGAACTTGTGCTTATTGTGATGCTAAGAACGTACCTTTAGAAGTCGAGCATATAGTTCCTAAAAGTCGAGGAGGCAGCAATCGAGTATCTAACTTGACTCTAGCCTGTGTACCGTGTAATCAGGCTAAATCCAATAGAGATATTAAAGATTTTCTAGCAGATAAACCAGACTTACTCTCAAAAATACTCAAACAAGTCTTAGCTCCTTTAAAAGTGCGGAATGCACCGCCAGGCAAGCTCTTGAGTTCAACTCAAGAGAACCTGGCGGATGCTGCTGCGGTAAATTCAACTCGTTGGAAATTGTTTGAAGCCCTAAAAACTACTAATTTACCCGTAACTACTGGCACAGGTGGACAAACGAAGTTTAACCGCACTCAACAAAACTTGCCCAAAACTCATTGGCTAGATGCGGCTAATGTTGGGGAAACTCCCCAACTGAAAATATTAACTAGTCAACCATTACTAATTACCGCTAAAGGTCACGGTATCAGGCAAAGAGCGATAACAGATAAATATGGGTTTTCCAAACGGCACCGAGGACGATTTAAGTTATCTCACGGATTCAAAACGGGAGATATCGTCAAGGCAAACATTCCCAAGGGAAAATATGCAGGACATTATAACGGGCTAAGGATTGCCATCAGAACCAAACCTACTTTTGCCCTCTCTCCCCAAAACGGAGGCAAACAGTTCGACGCGCACTGTAAGTATCTCATTAATATCCACAAAGCAGATGGCTATTCCTATTCATATTAAAAAGTCGATTCCTCCGTCGCTTGACAATAGTACAAGCGCGGAACCTTCTCCACATTCTGCTGGAGTAAAGCAATATTTGACAATTTAACCTATGGTGTCGATCGCCAAGAACTGATTGATTCAGGGGCAATTTATCGAGATTGACTTTCACTGCTTTTTTTGCAACCAATAACTTCCTCGGTAGCCGACAAATAAATCTCCTGCCATTTATTGAGATGGGGAACGGGAGCAGTAGCAATTTCTCTGAGTAAATTGCGAACTGTATCGTCGATAAGATCGCTGGCTGCTATTTTTTGCACCCTATCTAAGATCGTGGTAGCTTCAGAATCACTTTCTCGAATAACCATCAAATATTGCGGATGAACGGTTCGAGCCATCCCCAGACAGGTTGCCACATCTACTGAATGTTCGTAACGGTTTAAAACTATGCCCCAACAGTTGCGGAACTGTTTTAAATCGGGATTGTTGCCGACGATTCTGACTGCGGTATCAATTTGCGGAATGGTTAGCGAGTTGGAATTTGATACGGCAGTAAAGGAAGCGACGGTATGGCGAATCTGTTTGGCAGTAATTTTATTCTCATCTGACTCCAATATTTCTTGCCAGGCTTGTCTTTGGAGTTCGGCGGTTTTTAATTTAGCAATTTCGCGACATTGAGACTCATTTCGCGGCAGAGGATAGTCTAGTTTTTCCGCAATTGCGGAAAATGATTGTGGAAAACTTTCAAGTTGCGGAATTAGATTTACTACTACCTCGGCGGCTTTAAGCAGATCGTAAGCGTAGGTTTTGTTTATCTTCCACTCGCCCGCGCAGTAACTAGTATAGCTAC from Myxosarcina sp. GI1 encodes:
- the iscB gene encoding RNA-guided endonuclease IscB, with the translated sequence MSNYIFVIDTNFQPLNPIHPARARKLLKAGKAAIYRKYPFTLVLKKAVEPKEIKQCQLKLDPGSKTTGIVLLQKNKLIWAAELTHRGQRIKNALESRRSFRRGRRNRKTRYRQPRFLNRKRSDGWIAPSLKHRVLTTMTWVKRLIKRCPIKFIAVELVRFDTQKLQQPEIEGAQYQQGTLYQYEVKEYLLEKWSRTCAYCDAKNVPLEVEHIVPKSRGGSNRVSNLTLACVPCNQAKSNRDIKDFLADKPDLLSKILKQVLAPLKVRNAPPGKLLSSTQENLADAAAVNSTRWKLFEALKTTNLPVTTGTGGQTKFNRTQQNLPKTHWLDAANVGETPQLKILTSQPLLITAKGHGIRQRAITDKYGFSKRHRGRFKLSHGFKTGDIVKANIPKGKYAGHYNGLRIAIRTKPTFALSPQNGGKQFDAHCKYLINIHKADGYSYSY